In Phragmites australis chromosome 18, lpPhrAust1.1, whole genome shotgun sequence, the genomic window TCGGTGCCCTTGTATACGACAGGTGAATTTTTGTCCTAATATATGTGTTCTGAAATCTGTCAAACAACATAATATCTTTTAGATTGGAACTCATTGGTTGTCATTATAACAATGCCTGTACTTTTAGGTGTCGAGGTTTCTCCGCTTTGCTCTTATGCCGGAGAGAACCTAGAAGCCATATGTCGAGGAAGGACATTCCATGCACCAAGTGAGATTTCATTCTAGGCATAGTGGTTGTCGAAAGCAGCAGTCCCAATAGAAGAAGATGATATCTGCCCAACTTTGATTATGACATGACAACTCTTGCAAATAGGATGTTGATATTAGTCAACCATTGTATGTTCTGCATGGAGCAATTATTGTAATGCAACGCTTCGAGTTGCGCCCTTTCTGCCCTAGCATTATTAGTGTATTGCAGTCACATGTGCTGCTCAAATGTAGATTATTACATGCTTTTGTGTAATCTTTGTCAAAAATAACATATCTCTGAAATACTTATCTTTGCACAATATTTATTGTTGATTGTACGGGTATGTGTGAGAAAAATCAAACAGTGGAATGTGCTATTTTTCCCTGTTTCAAGACTCTGAAACAATTGTTCTCTACCTAGAATTGCTTCAAGCAGATATTAGTGAGTCACGGTATGGTTTCAGCCATCGATCTCCATCAATGAAAGATGTGTTCAGGTAAGGCAACACTTGCACATCACTGAGCTTTTGAGCATATGGAACTCTATCTGCCAGGTTTGCACCGTCACCTGTACACTTGTACTCTCCATAAAATACAGTCCTGACAATTCAAATTACACAAAGTGATGTTAACTTAATTTCTGTTATGCAGATAAGAGTTAACTCAGGCATTGGAGGATGCATACTGATCTCTTGAAGGATCATTCCAATCATTCCATCCTTCAGAGGCGACGCAGTCTGACATTGAAGTGTAGGCGAAGACGACACGAGAGAATGGTTTCCATGCTCGGCCAAGCCATATCCAGCCGGTACCACCGATGCTACATTTGACAAATGAGTAGCCAGTGTTATTGTCGTCAGATTCCCGGGCATGTGCAGTGACTGAACCGGTGATGGATCTTTGCCCCGCAGACACTGGATCTGCAATGGAAATCAATCTGCAATTCTGGAAAACAGAGAGGCAAAAGTAGTTAGTGACTCCTACATTGTTTTGCTGTCCTTAAAGCTTTTCCTTAACTCACTTCATACAGTGACCTAGCATCTCCAAAGATGAAGTCAATGGAGCCCTGGATGAAACATTCCTTGAAGTAATGGCGGCCTCGGTCGTCATGGAGTGTATCTTGCGCGCCAAAGAAGCCACAACCCCAGAATGCTGCTTGGTCACCGTTGATCCTGATTGCCACTGCCTGTGCGCCAACAGCTCCAGGCCTTGGGATGGGTGCTACATTCTGTTGTCAAATAATCAGGAGACTTAGCATTCGCACCCAAGTGCAGCATGTAACTTAGCTGAATATGTTGTGCAGCATCTAGGTACTTACCATGAAACTTATGTTCTTCGCAACAAAGCCTGCTGCGAAAACGGAGACTGAAGCGCTATTGAATGTGCCGTGCGCCGACTCTGCGGTGTCGTTCCACGCAATCGCCGTCAGGTCAAATCCCTGCCCTTGAAATGTAATGTTGGGCTTGGTTGATGGCACTGTCACCTTCTCACTGCAACAGTGCAGCTTCAGTAGCAGCACACTTGGTACCGGCGTACACTAGATTCTGGAAGGAGCTGTACTGGAAGCCTGTTAAGTAAGAGAATAGCTTACAAGTAGATGCCTTTGTTGATCCACACCACATTCCTCTTTCTGCTGAAGTTTGGAACGGCATTGACTGCCGCCTGCACTGTAGTGAAGTCGCAGCAGCCGTTGGGGTCTACGCAGAAGATCGACACCGCCGGTGTGTCAGGTGGTGGGAAGTCCGGTGGGAAATCATCGCAAAACGGGTTATATTCACCGCGACAGCGATAATCGTCAGAGACAGAACCAACTGAAAACGAAAAGAATGGAAGGGAAGGTGCTGTAAGATCAAACAGGGCTCCAAGCGATGAAGTGGTTGGGCAGCAGATATGAGCAGAGAAGAGCAGAAATgatgcagcagctgctgctgctgcaccgaGGGAATTGATCCTGCCGCTCATTTGTATAGATGAACTGGGTTCACTATTGTTGGGGGAAACTGAGATGGATTTGCGGTTTTTAACAGGATGAAATGCACTTTAAGAAGCTTGAATTGCTTGCCTTGCAAACAATCTATCTCCCTTCTTCAAGGTTAAGACGCCGATCAAACCAGCCTACACAACTGCTGCATTTCATAGCTGAACAATCTTTGGGGAATCTTTTTCATATCGTTGTCAGAATCTATACATGATCTGACCAAGTAGTTGCTTCGAAGGTGCATGTTGCAGCAGCAACCAGTAACCATAAGATATACCCCAGAAAAACAAGTAGCGCTTAGGTACATTCACTTAATAGCAACGATTCCAATCGGTAAGAGAAGGGACCGCACTATTTCATATCTTTGTAAGGTCAGTGACATGGTGGATTTTATCGTAGTACCAACAAGAAACACATAAACTCGGCACGTCACCATCATATATATGGCTTAAAAACATGCTGACGATACTATTGCTTCAAACAAGGTAAAGTACGCTACAAAGCCAACCACTGGACAACAGCAACCACCATTTCCATGGCCCAAGAGACCAAAGCAAAACTTCCACGGATACATTTCATGAACAAACTCAGATCGATGGCATTTGTTGGGACTCAGAACTGAAAGTCAAAACTCAAAGCTAAAAGAATCCTAAGTGAACAATTTATGACTGGAACAATTTGACATTGCGCTGATTAGCTCAAGCTGCGGTGAATGCCTTCTTTCCACCGCCATCCGTGGATCCAGCCGGAATGACTGTAAGGACGTCGAGCCTCACAGTTTTTGATAATGGTCTgcagaaaatttgagaaatgatACATCAGCATCGAGTAAAAGTACAGATCCACACAAAAGAATGGAGTCATGACTTATGACCATtgttcaagaaacaaaactaACTCAGAACCACCAATCCTGTCCAGTTCTTTGAATCATGGTAAATTTCATAAATGCATAGACCAACAACCAAAACAATAAAATCGCATCACGACTATGGTTACCTAAGGAGCTTGAAATGTTCAGTTTCAAACATGATTTATTTTCATCTAAAAAAtcatgatttatttttacaggTAAAGTGCAGAGGGGTTTATACAATAAGTCAAAAAACTTGTGTAATAA contains:
- the LOC133899092 gene encoding probable pectinesterase 8, giving the protein MSGRINSLGAAAAAAASFLLFSAHICCPTTSSLGALFDLTAPSLPFFSFSVGSVSDDYRCRGEYNPFCDDFPPDFPPPDTPAVSIFCVDPNGCCDFTTVQAAVNAVPNFSRKRNVVWINKGIYFEKVTVPSTKPNITFQGQGFDLTAIAWNDTAESAHGTFNSASVSVFAAGFVAKNISFMNVAPIPRPGAVGAQAVAIRINGDQAAFWGCGFFGAQDTLHDDRGRHYFKECFIQGSIDFIFGDARSLYENCRLISIADPVSAGQRSITGSVTAHARESDDNNTGYSFVKCSIGGTGWIWLGRAWKPFSRVVFAYTSMSDCVASEGWNDWNDPSRDQTVFYGEYKCTGDGANLADRVPYAQKLSDVQVLPYLNTSFIDGDRWLKPYRDSLISA